Below is a genomic region from bacterium.
ATGGAGACCCACCAGCCGCCATGCGATATACCGAAGTTCGACTTGCACCAATTGCGATGGAAATACTTACTGACATTGATAAAGACACAGTGGATTTTGTCCCAAACTTTGATGAATCATTAGTAGAGCCAGTTGTTTTACCAAGTAAAGTTCCACATCTTCTAATAAATGGTTCTTCTGGAATTGCTGTTGGTATGGCTACAAATATACCACCACACAATATTGGAGAAGTACTTAATGCTTTGATATTTTTGTTAAAGAAAGAAAATGCCACAATTGAAGAAATAATGGAAATATTACCTGGACCTGATTTCCCAACTGGAGGAATAATTTGTGGCAAAGAAGGGATAATTAAAGCGTATAAAACAGGAAAAGGAATAATAACAATAAGAGGAGAAATTGAAATTGAAGAAGACGACAAAGGCAAAAAGAGCATCATAATAAAAACTATACCCTATGAAGTTAATAAGGCATCTCTTGTTGAACAAATAGCACATCTTGCAGAAATAGAAAGAATAGAAGGAGTTTCTGAAATAAGAGATGAATCGGATAAAGAAGGAATGAGAATTGTAATTGAACTTAAAAAAGGAGAAAATGAAGAAATTGTTATTAATCAACTTTATAAAAATACTCAACTTCAGACAACATATGGAATTATAAATCTTGCTTTATCAAATCAAGTTCCGCGTCTTTTAAATATAAAACAGATGCTTTCTCTTTTTCTTGACCATAGAAAAGAAGTTATTATTAGAAGGTCAAATTTTCTATTAAAAAAAGCAGAAAGTAGATATCACATCTTACTCGGACTTATAATTGCCCTTGATAACTTAGATGCTGTTATTCAGTTAATAAGAAAGGCAAAAGATGTTGAAAGCGCGAGAGATGGGCTGATAAGGAGTTTCAAAATTGATGAAAAACAGGCAAATGCAATCCTTGCAATGTCTCTTTCCCGTTTAACAGGTATGGAGAGAGAAAAAATTATAACAGAAAGTAAAGAAACAGAAAAAGAAATAGAAAAATTAAAAGGAATTCTTGCTGACCCTGAAAAAGTAAAGAATATAATAAAAGAAGAGTTTGAAGAAATAAAGAAAAAATATGCAGATAAAAGAAGGACAGAAATAGGTGGGCCAGTTGAAGAATTTGAAGATATAGACCTTGTAAGAGATGAAGATATAATTGTAACTGTTTCAAATGATGGATATATAAAGAGGAGTTCACTTGAATATTACAAAAGACAGAGAAGAGGAGGAAAGGGTTTTATAGGAGCAAAAACAAAAGAAGATGACTATGTAAAACACCTTTTTGTAACTTCAACATTAGATACAATACTTTTCTTTTCTGAAAAAGGGAAGGTGTACTGGTTGAGGGGCTATTTAATCCCAGAAGGAAGTAGAACTTCAAAGGGAAAACCAATTGTTAATCTCCTTAAAATAGACCCAGGAGAAAAAATTACTGCAACTATTCCTGTTAAGGAATTTTCAAGTGATAAATATCTTGTAATGATAACAAAGAAAGGACTTGTTAAAAAAACACCATTGATTGCTTATAGTAGACCAAGAAAAGGAGGAATAATAGGGATAAATTTAAGAGAAGGAGATAGATTAATAGATGTTAAAGTAACCGATGGGAATCAAAATATACTTCTTGCAACAAAATATGGTTTTTGTATCAGATTTAGTGAAAAAGAAGTAAGAAATGTAGGAAGAAGTTCAATAGGAGTAACAGGAATAAGATTTAAAAAAGAAAATGATGAGGTTGTTGCAGGAGAGATTTTTTCTGAAAATGAATTGGACCTTTCTCTTCTTACAGTAACAAGTAAGGGATATGGTAAAAGAACAATACTTTCTCGCTATAGAAAACAAAAAAGAGGAGGTAAAGGAATTATTGATATAAAAGTTAATGAAAAAATAGGGACTATTGTTGGGGTGAAATGTGTTAAACTCTCTGATGAAGTGATTTTAACCACCAAAAATGGTGTTGTAATAAGAATGGATTGCAAGGAAATAAGAGCAGTTGGAAGAAATACAATGGGAGTAAAACTAATAAACTTAGGCAGTAATGATGAAATAGCAGATATTGCTCTTGTTGAAAAAAATGAGCAGGTATAAGATAATTGACCATACAGCAGATATTGGAATTGAAGTTGAAGGTGACTCATTAGAAGAAATTTTTTTTCAAAGTTATAAAGGGCTATATGAAATTGCAGGAATTAAAAAAGAAACAACAGGTGAAAAAGGAAAATTTGAAATTAAGGCAGATACCTTAGAAGAATTATTGATAAAATTTTTAAATGAGTTAATATATTATATCTATGTAAAAAACAAATTCTGGGAGATAAAAAAATTGGAAATAAAAATGAATAAGGAACTTAAAATAAAAATAGAAGGGAATTCAGGTAAAATAAATAAGTTTGAAAGAGAAATAAAAGCAGCAACATATCATAATATATCTATAAAAAAAGAAAATGGTATTTTTAAAACAACAATTATATTTGATTTATAAATAAAAGACACAATGTTTTTTGGCGAATTTTTTGGCGGAGAGACAGAGGGGGGATTTTATCCTTCTCCCCAGCGGGGAGAAGGTGGGATGAGGGGGTTGATATTTCCCCCTTTGATAAACCGACGAAAGTTGCTTACCTTGTTTCTCAGAGTTGGTGCGTTATCGTTTCCCAGATAGCACAACTGCTACCGACTAAGGAAGCAAAGGTTAGCAGAGCAGAGTTGGTGCGTCATTTCCCCCTTTAAAAAAGGGGGGGGAGGGGGATTTCCAGATAGCACAACAGGAAAATGGGGAGGATTTTAGTTCTCTCTATTTGCTACTAAAATATTTATAAATATGTGAGGTGAATTACAAAATGGATAAAAAAGAAAAAGAATATTATTTAAAAATTTTATTAAAAGAGAAAAACACAATACTTAAAAATTTAGGATATTTGAAGGAAGGTATTGAAAGTGTTGAAAAAGGCGTCCCTACTCATATTGGTGACCTTGGGACAGATGAGTTTGTGAGAGGACTTGGTATTGATATTTCTCACTCAGAAGAGCAAATTTTAAGGCAGATAGATGAAGCAATAGAAAAATTAGAAAAAGGGAAATATGGAATATGTGAAAATTGTGGGAAGAAAATTCCAAAAAACAGATTAAAAGTAATACCATATGCAAAATACTGTGTAAAATGCAAAAAAGAGATGGAAAAAAGTGAATAAAAAATCCATTATTATTTTCTTTTTGGTCTTTTTCATTTCACTCATTCTTGACCAGTTCTCAAAAACACTTGTTCTGGAAATTATTAAAGATGGAGAAGTAAAAATCACAAAATATTTTTCTCTTATTTTTGTTGGAAATAAAGGTGTTTTATTTGGATTATTCAGTAATTTGCCCATGAATATTCCAATAATTATCATTTCCTTTTTTGTTATTCTAATTTTATGTATTTATGCTATAAATTCAAGTAAAGAAAGCAAAATTCTTCATCTTTTTCTTGGATTAGTTGCAGGTGGAATTGGCGGAAATCTTCTTGATAGGATTAAATATGGGTATGTAATTGATTTCCTGGACTTTAAAATTTGGCCTGTCTTTAATTTAAGCGATGTATTTATTGTAAGTGGAACAATTTTGACAATTCTTTATTACATTAAAAGAAAAAAATGCATCCCGAATTCATAAAAATAGGGAACTTTGTAATTTATTGGTATGGGGTAATGGTCGCAATTGGTATATTTGTAAGTTGTTTTATTTTCCAAAAAATTAGTTTGAAGAATGGATATTCTGAAAATATAACTTCTAAATTATTATTATGGTTAATTTTCTGGTCAATAATAGGAGCAAGAGTACTACATATTTTAGTTCATTTTCCATATTACTACGGGCATCCACTTGACATAATAAAAATAAGAAATGGTGGACTTGCAATTGAAGGTGGAATTATAGCAGGCCTTTTGTTTATTGTTATTTTCGGTAAAATAAACCACCTGAAAACAATTGAAATTCTTGATTTAGTTGCACTTGTTGTTCCATTAGGACAGGCAATAGGAAGAATTGGTTGTTTCTTAAATGGGTGTTGTTATGGGAAAAAAACAGATTTTATTTTTGGAGTTAAATTTCCACATCTATCCTATAAAGTTCACCCAACACAACTTTATTATTCTTTCTCCTATTTCATCTTTTTCCTGTTTCTTTGGTTACTTTATAAGAAAAAAGTAAAGGATGGTATTATATTTTCTTCATATCTTCTATTCTTTTCTCTTTTAAGATATCTTATGGACTTTTTAAGAGGAGATTTAAAAGGAACATTTCTTTTTCTATATCCAACACAACTAATTGCAATTCCAATATTTTTCTTAGGTGGAATTTTATTTATGCTTTTCTTACAGAGAAAGGAGAATATGGATGGCGAAATTGGTGTTTAATTATTTATTTATGAGAAAAGAGTATGACCTTGAAAATTTTGGGAAAAATGAAATTTATATTGGAAGAATGGATAGTAATGATATTACCATACCTGACTATGTTTTATTTAAAAAATTACCATTAGAGACACAAAAATTATATATAAAGGACTTAGTAAAAATTTCAAGAATCCATTCAAAATTAATAAAAATTGGGAATAACTGGTTTATAGAAGACATCGGTACAAAAGGACTTGGAAGTAATTTTGGCACATATGTAAATGATGCCCGCCTTGAAGTTCAAAAACCATATAAATTAGAAAATAATGACAAAATAAGGTTTGGTCCTTTTATTTGTACTTTTGTAGAAGAATAAAGTAAATAGTATTTTTATTGTTATAAAATTTTAATTTTGACTTATAACTTCTTTTTCTATGCTTATGTTGTTGAATTTCTGGTTGAGAATACAGCCGGGGTCAGGTGCCAATATATCACCAAAATATGCATATGTTCTTGCTGCACAACCACCACAAACTGACTTATATTTTCCTTTACATCCATAATTTTCTGAATAACTTCTTCTCATTCTTAACTTATTTATAATTTCTGCTTTATCCCACACATCAATTAAATTATCTATTTTTATCTCACCATCTTTCTTCATATTATCCCAAATTCCGCCATAATTAGGCACTAAGTAAGTTTATTATATTATATATTCATCACAGCAACAGGGTTTTTTAACAAAGGTAGATGCTATACTTAATGCCTATATGAACATTATAAGAAGAAAATATGTCTTTATCCCCATTTGAGTTTATACATACAGTAAAAACATTTCCACTCACCTTAAATCCCTCGGGCGTAGTCCACAGGCTCGCCCGTTGGGGTATGCCCTGAGGGGATCCGTAAGCCAAAAGCGAGGACCCTACGGGCGAGCCTCTCCCCAGTGGGGAGAGAGCAGGGGTGAGGGGGTATTAATTTTTAGTATACATTTGATGTAAAAACAATATGAATATCTTAGTGTCCAAAAATATGGGGGAATTTAGGATTATACTCCTATTTTATGAAATTCTTTTTGAAGAAGTTGCAATAAATTAAAAATTGTGATACAATAAAAATATGAAAATAAATGAGTTTTATAATGGTCTTGATAAAAGGAAAAAAATAATATTGTGGATTGCTATTGCTTTTGTCTTTTTTTCAATTTTAAGGGTTTCTATATGGAAAGCAAAAAGTACCAATATTCCAACCGAAAAGAAAATTTGCAAGCAAATTTATCTTCCTGATAAAAAGAAAAAAATAGAAGGAATATATGCTATTGGTCAATTTAAAAAAGAAGAGTATTTACCAGAAGTAGAAAAAATTTTTAATAGTACAGATGATGTTGAAATTAAAAGAGTTGCTGCTTGGACAATAGGCAAAATTGATATAGATAAACTAAAAGGTTATTTGGATAGTCAAAATAAAAAAGAAGATAAAATACTGGTTATTGATACACTTTTAAAAATTGATAAAAACAATATTAATTTTCTTATCGAGAGATTTCCAAAAGAAGACAAGGAAACAAAATTATACATAATGGACATTATAGAGAAAGAGGAATATTC
It encodes:
- the gyrA gene encoding DNA gyrase subunit A — encoded protein: MEEKKIINIGVEEEMRQSYLDYAMSVIVGRALPDVRDGLKPVHRRILYGMLELGLEPGKPFKKSARVVGEVMGKFHPHGDAAIYEAIARMTQPFTLRYPIIEGQGNFGSIDGDPPAAMRYTEVRLAPIAMEILTDIDKDTVDFVPNFDESLVEPVVLPSKVPHLLINGSSGIAVGMATNIPPHNIGEVLNALIFLLKKENATIEEIMEILPGPDFPTGGIICGKEGIIKAYKTGKGIITIRGEIEIEEDDKGKKSIIIKTIPYEVNKASLVEQIAHLAEIERIEGVSEIRDESDKEGMRIVIELKKGENEEIVINQLYKNTQLQTTYGIINLALSNQVPRLLNIKQMLSLFLDHRKEVIIRRSNFLLKKAESRYHILLGLIIALDNLDAVIQLIRKAKDVESARDGLIRSFKIDEKQANAILAMSLSRLTGMEREKIITESKETEKEIEKLKGILADPEKVKNIIKEEFEEIKKKYADKRRTEIGGPVEEFEDIDLVRDEDIIVTVSNDGYIKRSSLEYYKRQRRGGKGFIGAKTKEDDYVKHLFVTSTLDTILFFSEKGKVYWLRGYLIPEGSRTSKGKPIVNLLKIDPGEKITATIPVKEFSSDKYLVMITKKGLVKKTPLIAYSRPRKGGIIGINLREGDRLIDVKVTDGNQNILLATKYGFCIRFSEKEVRNVGRSSIGVTGIRFKKENDEVVAGEIFSENELDLSLLTVTSKGYGKRTILSRYRKQKRGGKGIIDIKVNEKIGTIVGVKCVKLSDEVILTTKNGVVIRMDCKEIRAVGRNTMGVKLINLGSNDEIADIALVEKNEQV
- a CDS encoding archease; this translates as MSRYKIIDHTADIGIEVEGDSLEEIFFQSYKGLYEIAGIKKETTGEKGKFEIKADTLEELLIKFLNELIYYIYVKNKFWEIKKLEIKMNKELKIKIEGNSGKINKFEREIKAATYHNISIKKENGIFKTTIIFDL
- a CDS encoding TraR/DksA C4-type zinc finger protein gives rise to the protein MDKKEKEYYLKILLKEKNTILKNLGYLKEGIESVEKGVPTHIGDLGTDEFVRGLGIDISHSEEQILRQIDEAIEKLEKGKYGICENCGKKIPKNRLKVIPYAKYCVKCKKEMEKSE
- the lspA gene encoding signal peptidase II; this translates as MNKKSIIIFFLVFFISLILDQFSKTLVLEIIKDGEVKITKYFSLIFVGNKGVLFGLFSNLPMNIPIIIISFFVILILCIYAINSSKESKILHLFLGLVAGGIGGNLLDRIKYGYVIDFLDFKIWPVFNLSDVFIVSGTILTILYYIKRKKCIPNS
- the lgt gene encoding prolipoprotein diacylglyceryl transferase, whose translation is MHPEFIKIGNFVIYWYGVMVAIGIFVSCFIFQKISLKNGYSENITSKLLLWLIFWSIIGARVLHILVHFPYYYGHPLDIIKIRNGGLAIEGGIIAGLLFIVIFGKINHLKTIEILDLVALVVPLGQAIGRIGCFLNGCCYGKKTDFIFGVKFPHLSYKVHPTQLYYSFSYFIFFLFLWLLYKKKVKDGIIFSSYLLFFSLLRYLMDFLRGDLKGTFLFLYPTQLIAIPIFFLGGILFMLFLQRKENMDGEIGV
- a CDS encoding FHA domain-containing protein, coding for MAKLVFNYLFMRKEYDLENFGKNEIYIGRMDSNDITIPDYVLFKKLPLETQKLYIKDLVKISRIHSKLIKIGNNWFIEDIGTKGLGSNFGTYVNDARLEVQKPYKLENNDKIRFGPFICTFVEE
- a CDS encoding HEAT repeat domain-containing protein, producing the protein MKINEFYNGLDKRKKIILWIAIAFVFFSILRVSIWKAKSTNIPTEKKICKQIYLPDKKKKIEGIYAIGQFKKEEYLPEVEKIFNSTDDVEIKRVAAWTIGKIDIDKLKGYLDSQNKKEDKILVIDTLLKIDKNNINFLIERFPKEDKETKLYIMDIIEKEEYSDKLMEIAENKDEEKEIRMKALSMLEKLGNNEHFSKLWNLYYNDTDTEIQMASYRTIKEIEKRGTK